The Streptococcus oralis Uo5 genome includes a window with the following:
- the pstB gene encoding phosphate ABC transporter ATP-binding protein PstB, whose product MSKYNWDEKHIITFPEEKVALSTKDLHVYYGKNESIKGIDMQFEKNKITALIGPSGSGKSTYLRSLNRMNDTIDIAKVTGQILYRGIDVNRPEINVYEMRKHIGMVFQRPNPFAKSIYRNITFAHERAGVKDKKVLDEIVETSLRQAALWDQVKDDLHKSALMLSGGQQQRLCIARAISVKPDILLMDEPASALDPIATAQLEETMLELKKDFTIIIVTHSMQQAARASDYTGFFYLGDLIEYDKTSNIFQNAKLQSTNDYVTGHFG is encoded by the coding sequence ATGTCAAAATATAACTGGGATGAAAAGCATATCATCACTTTCCCTGAAGAAAAAGTGGCCCTCTCTACTAAGGATTTACATGTTTACTATGGTAAAAATGAATCCATCAAGGGCATCGATATGCAATTTGAAAAAAATAAAATTACAGCCTTGATTGGTCCTTCTGGGTCAGGGAAATCTACTTATCTTCGCAGTCTCAATCGGATGAATGATACCATTGATATTGCCAAGGTCACAGGTCAAATCCTCTACCGAGGGATTGATGTCAACCGTCCAGAAATCAATGTCTATGAGATGCGCAAGCATATCGGAATGGTCTTCCAACGTCCAAATCCATTTGCTAAGTCTATCTATCGCAACATCACTTTTGCTCATGAACGTGCAGGAGTTAAGGATAAGAAAGTCCTTGATGAAATTGTAGAAACCTCTCTAAGACAGGCTGCCCTTTGGGATCAGGTCAAAGATGACCTCCACAAATCAGCCTTGATGCTTTCTGGTGGTCAGCAACAACGTCTCTGCATCGCTCGCGCTATCTCTGTCAAGCCAGATATCCTCTTGATGGATGAACCGGCGTCAGCCTTGGATCCGATTGCGACAGCCCAACTGGAAGAAACCATGTTGGAATTGAAGAAGGACTTTACCATCATCATCGTTACCCACAGTATGCAGCAGGCTGCGCGTGCAAGTGACTACACTGGATTTTTCTACTTGGGTGATTTGATTGAGTATGATAAGACATCCAATATTTTCCAAAATGCTAAGTTACAGTCAACCAATGACTATGTAACGGGACACTTTGGTTAG
- the pstB gene encoding phosphate ABC transporter ATP-binding protein PstB — protein MSEAILQVSDLSVYYNKKKALNSVSLSFQPKEITALIGPSGSGKSTLLKAINRMGDLNPEVTTTGSVVYNGHNIYSPRTDTVELRKEIGMVFQQPNPFPMSIYENVVYGLRINGVKDKHVLDEAVEKALQRASIWDEVKDRLHDSAIGLSGGQQQRVCVARVLATSPKIILLDEPTSALDPISAGKIEETLYGLKDKYTMLLVTRSMQQASRISDKTGFFLDGDLIEFNDTKKMFLDPQNKETEDYITGKFG, from the coding sequence ATGTCAGAAGCGATTTTACAGGTGTCAGACCTGTCCGTTTATTACAATAAAAAGAAGGCCTTGAATAGTGTTTCCCTTTCTTTCCAACCTAAGGAAATAACAGCCTTGATTGGTCCTTCTGGATCAGGAAAGTCCACCCTGCTCAAAGCCATCAACCGCATGGGCGATCTAAATCCTGAGGTGACAACAACTGGATCAGTGGTCTATAATGGTCACAATATCTACAGCCCCCGTACCGATACGGTTGAATTGCGTAAGGAAATTGGGATGGTCTTTCAACAGCCCAATCCCTTCCCTATGTCTATCTACGAAAATGTTGTCTATGGGCTACGTATCAATGGGGTTAAGGATAAACATGTTTTGGATGAAGCAGTAGAAAAGGCCTTGCAACGCGCTTCTATCTGGGATGAAGTAAAGGATCGTTTGCATGATTCGGCCATTGGTCTCTCAGGTGGACAACAACAACGTGTTTGTGTTGCTCGTGTCTTAGCAACCAGTCCCAAAATCATCCTCTTAGATGAACCAACTTCAGCTTTGGATCCTATTTCTGCAGGTAAGATTGAGGAAACCTTGTATGGTCTGAAGGATAAATACACCATGCTCTTGGTAACGCGTTCGATGCAACAAGCCTCACGTATCTCTGATAAAACAGGATTTTTCCTAGATGGGGATTTAATCGAGTTTAACGATACGAAGAAGATGTTCCTAGACCCGCAAAACAAGGAAACAGAAGATTATATTACAGGAAAATTTGGATAA
- the phoU gene encoding phosphate signaling complex protein PhoU translates to MLRSQFEEDLEKLHNQFYAMGQEVLSQINRTVRAFVTHDRDLAKEVIEDDAEVNEYEVKLEKKSFEMIALQQPVSQDLRTVLTVLKAVSDVERMGDHAVSIAEATIRMKGEQRIPSVEEEIKKMGRDVKNFVEAALDLYLNGSVDQAYEVAAMDEKINHYFDSIRDLATEEIRKNPEAIVTGRDYFQVISFLERIGDYAKNICEWVVYFETGKIVEL, encoded by the coding sequence ATGTTACGATCTCAATTTGAAGAAGATTTGGAGAAATTGCATAACCAGTTCTATGCCATGGGACAAGAAGTGCTCTCGCAGATCAATCGTACAGTGCGTGCCTTTGTTACGCATGACCGTGATTTGGCAAAAGAAGTCATCGAAGACGATGCAGAAGTAAATGAATATGAAGTGAAGTTGGAAAAGAAATCATTTGAAATGATTGCCCTCCAACAACCTGTTTCGCAAGACCTTCGTACCGTCTTGACCGTTCTCAAGGCAGTGTCAGACGTGGAACGCATGGGAGATCATGCAGTGTCTATCGCTGAGGCGACTATTCGTATGAAGGGGGAGCAACGTATCCCTTCTGTTGAAGAAGAAATCAAAAAGATGGGACGCGACGTGAAAAACTTCGTCGAAGCAGCTCTAGATCTCTATCTCAACGGTTCTGTGGATCAAGCCTATGAAGTAGCGGCGATGGATGAAAAAATCAACCATTACTTTGATAGCATCCGAGATTTGGCTACAGAAGAAATTAGGAAAAATCCTGAAGCTATCGTTACAGGCCGTGATTACTTCCAGGTCATTTCTTTCTTGGAACGTATCGGAGACTACGCAAAGAATATCTGTGAATGGGTTGTTTACTTTGAAACGGGTAAGATTGTGGAACTATAA
- a CDS encoding ABC transporter substrate-binding protein, with protein MKFKKWILVVCSMLASMVLVACQSGTDSSQSAVDAIKQKGKLVVATSPDYAPFEFQALVDGKNQVVGADIDMAQAIADELGVKLEISSMSFDNVLTSLQTGKADLAIAGISATDERKEVFDFSIPYYENKMSFLVRKADLDKYKDLTSLASANIAAQKGTVPETMVKEQLPNAQLTSLANMGEAVNELQAGKVDAVHMDEPVALSYAGKNSDLVVASVNLTMKDGEANAVAIKKNQSDLKAVVDKVIQKLKDDGTYQTYLEKAAKLTEVEQ; from the coding sequence ATGAAATTCAAGAAATGGATATTAGTTGTTTGTAGCATGCTTGCCAGCATGGTTTTGGTAGCTTGCCAGTCAGGAACAGATAGTTCCCAGTCTGCTGTGGACGCTATTAAACAAAAAGGAAAGCTAGTCGTTGCGACCAGTCCAGACTATGCACCGTTTGAATTCCAAGCCTTGGTAGATGGTAAAAACCAAGTGGTTGGGGCAGATATTGATATGGCTCAAGCGATTGCGGATGAGCTTGGGGTTAAACTTGAAATCTCTAGCATGAGTTTTGACAATGTCTTGACCAGTCTTCAAACTGGAAAGGCTGACTTGGCCATTGCAGGAATTAGTGCTACAGATGAAAGAAAGGAAGTCTTTGACTTTTCAATCCCTTACTATGAAAACAAAATGAGTTTCTTGGTTAGAAAAGCCGATTTAGACAAATACAAGGATCTTACAAGCCTCGCAAGTGCCAATATCGCAGCTCAAAAGGGAACTGTGCCAGAAACCATGGTCAAGGAACAATTGCCAAATGCCCAGTTGACATCCTTGGCCAATATGGGTGAAGCCGTCAATGAATTGCAGGCTGGAAAAGTGGATGCTGTTCATATGGATGAACCAGTTGCTCTTAGCTACGCAGGTAAAAATTCAGATCTTGTCGTTGCATCTGTTAACTTGACGATGAAAGATGGCGAAGCCAATGCCGTTGCTATCAAGAAGAATCAGTCAGACTTGAAAGCTGTAGTCGATAAGGTTATCCAAAAACTGAAAGATGACGGAACCTATCAAACTTATCTTGAAAAAGCAGCGAAACTAACAGAAGTTGAACAATAA
- a CDS encoding PLP-dependent aminotransferase family protein, whose amino-acid sequence MKKESKYQAVVSFLKKGIESGKFPTGSRLPSIRQLSQDFHCSKDTVQRALLELRHEQYLYAKPQSGYYVLEQGQHQDLEIEVTDEHASAYDDFRLCVNETLIGRENYLFNYYDNQEGLEELRQSVHQLLFNQALYCKPDQLVLTSGTQQALFILSQIDFPSKGAEILVEQPTYHRMNRLLVAQGLAYQTIERRIDGIDLEELEEQFKYGKIKFFYTIPRFHYPLGHSYSDQEKKAILDLANQYGVYIVEDDYLGDLDPRKGQTFHYLDTEDRVIYIKSFSTSLFPALRITALILPNALKEAFVSYKNILDYDSNLIMQKALSLYIDSQLFEKNRLARLSLQENYQVQIKEVLEENSCPLPHYPLHDGLLLDLRHYPKIASLKHSSLKLDFFEEAYLDTCPYQFAKVTLENLEELLEYIKTELD is encoded by the coding sequence ATGAAGAAAGAAAGTAAATACCAAGCAGTCGTTTCCTTTCTCAAAAAAGGGATCGAATCAGGAAAATTTCCAACAGGTAGCCGGCTACCCTCCATCCGTCAACTGAGCCAAGACTTCCACTGTAGCAAGGACACAGTCCAACGAGCCCTACTGGAATTACGCCATGAACAATACCTCTATGCCAAGCCCCAAAGTGGCTACTATGTTCTAGAACAAGGACAGCACCAAGACTTGGAAATCGAAGTCACTGACGAACATGCCAGTGCCTATGACGACTTCCGACTCTGCGTCAACGAAACCCTGATAGGTCGAGAAAACTACCTCTTCAACTACTATGATAACCAAGAAGGCCTTGAGGAACTCAGACAATCTGTCCATCAACTTCTTTTCAACCAAGCCCTCTACTGCAAACCCGATCAACTGGTTCTGACTTCTGGTACCCAGCAAGCTCTCTTTATCCTTTCTCAGATTGACTTTCCGAGCAAGGGAGCGGAGATTTTGGTCGAACAGCCGACCTACCACCGGATGAATCGTCTCTTGGTCGCTCAAGGATTAGCCTACCAGACCATTGAACGCCGTATTGATGGCATTGACCTTGAAGAACTGGAAGAACAGTTTAAATATGGGAAAATCAAGTTTTTCTACACCATTCCTCGCTTCCACTATCCCCTAGGTCATTCCTATTCTGATCAGGAAAAAAAGGCTATTCTGGATCTAGCAAACCAGTATGGTGTATACATCGTAGAGGATGACTATTTAGGGGACCTAGATCCTAGGAAGGGCCAAACCTTCCACTATCTGGATACTGAAGATCGGGTCATTTATATCAAGTCCTTCTCAACCAGTCTCTTTCCAGCCCTTCGTATTACCGCTCTCATTCTCCCAAATGCCCTAAAAGAGGCCTTTGTTTCCTACAAAAATATCCTGGACTATGACAGCAATCTCATCATGCAAAAGGCTCTTTCTCTTTACATTGATAGCCAGTTATTTGAAAAAAATCGACTGGCCAGACTGAGCCTTCAAGAGAACTATCAGGTTCAGATTAAGGAAGTGCTTGAAGAAAACTCCTGTCCCTTGCCCCACTATCCTCTACACGATGGCCTTTTGCTTGATTTGAGACACTATCCTAAGATTGCTAGTTTAAAACACAGCTCACTCAAACTAGACTTTTTTGAGGAGGCTTATTTGGATACCTGCCCTTATCAGTTCGCCAAAGTTACTCTTGAAAATCTAGAAGAGCTATTAGAATACATAAAAACAGAGTTGGATTAA
- the budA gene encoding acetolactate decarboxylase: MDRKVQEPVKLFQYNTLGALMAGLYGGTMTVGELLEHGDLGLGTLDSIDGELIVLDGKAYQAKGSGQTPEIVEVAADALIPYAAVVPHQAEVIFRQRFEMTDKELEKRIESYYDGENLFRSIKIHGEFSQMHVRMIPKSTPDTKFADVATHQPEYSRENVSGTIVGFWTPEIFHGVSVAGYHLHFISDDLTFGGHVMDFVIKEGMIEVGAVDQLDQRFPVQDRQYLFAKFNVDEMKKDIDKSE; this comes from the coding sequence ATGGATAGAAAAGTGCAGGAACCGGTTAAATTATTTCAATACAATACTTTAGGTGCCCTAATGGCAGGTCTCTATGGTGGAACCATGACAGTGGGAGAATTGCTGGAACATGGTGACCTTGGTTTGGGAACCCTTGATTCGATTGATGGGGAGTTGATCGTCCTTGATGGCAAGGCTTATCAAGCCAAGGGGTCTGGTCAAACGCCTGAAATCGTTGAGGTGGCAGCGGATGCTCTTATTCCCTATGCAGCAGTGGTTCCTCATCAGGCAGAAGTGATTTTTCGTCAGCGCTTTGAGATGACGGACAAGGAATTGGAAAAGCGAATTGAGTCCTACTATGATGGGGAGAATCTCTTTCGTTCCATCAAGATTCATGGCGAATTTTCACAAATGCACGTACGTATGATTCCTAAATCCACACCTGATACCAAGTTTGCTGATGTCGCGACTCACCAACCTGAATATAGCCGTGAAAATGTATCGGGAACCATTGTTGGATTTTGGACACCTGAGATTTTCCATGGGGTGAGTGTTGCAGGCTATCATTTGCATTTTATCTCAGATGATTTGACCTTTGGTGGGCATGTGATGGACTTTGTTATCAAAGAAGGAATGATCGAGGTTGGGGCAGTCGACCAGTTGGACCAACGTTTTCCAGTCCAAGATCGCCAGTATTTATTTGCCAAATTTAACGTTGACGAGATGAAGAAAGATATTGATAAGTCAGAATAG
- a CDS encoding YhfC family intramembrane metalloprotease, whose product MTVHIILTMIALVLILVCGTWYAKKRFKISLAVMGLGAIAFFVSSQVLEKMVHLLILHPQKDGIIPLMQEQPFLYVLYGIAMAALFEETARLVFFKWLEKKRKLEDRDALAYGLGHGGLEMLYLGMGSLISLLILFSLIQSSNTDVANLLPKTTLETVQSLSVWQVYLLGVERVLALVLQIGLSIWVYQSVRQKKWIYLLAAYGLHALFDLAPALSQVGWIANPLLVEFVLLVELLVFIWLTKSTFWKKS is encoded by the coding sequence ATGACAGTACATATTATCCTTACCATGATCGCTTTAGTTCTCATTCTAGTATGTGGAACTTGGTATGCCAAAAAACGGTTTAAAATCTCTCTTGCAGTGATGGGCTTGGGGGCAATCGCATTTTTTGTTTCTTCTCAAGTGTTAGAGAAGATGGTTCACCTTCTGATACTCCATCCGCAAAAAGATGGAATCATTCCGCTTATGCAGGAGCAGCCTTTCTTATATGTGCTTTATGGAATCGCCATGGCGGCCCTCTTTGAGGAAACAGCTCGTCTTGTCTTTTTTAAATGGTTGGAGAAAAAGAGAAAGCTAGAAGATCGAGATGCTTTGGCCTATGGTTTGGGACATGGGGGCTTGGAAATGCTCTATCTCGGAATGGGAAGCTTGATCAGTCTTTTGATTCTCTTTTCACTCATTCAGTCTTCAAATACTGATGTAGCCAATCTCCTTCCAAAGACTACACTCGAAACGGTCCAGTCTCTTTCTGTATGGCAGGTTTATTTACTAGGAGTTGAGCGTGTGCTTGCTCTGGTTCTACAAATTGGTCTTTCCATCTGGGTCTATCAAAGTGTTCGTCAAAAGAAATGGATCTACCTCCTTGCTGCCTATGGTTTGCATGCCTTGTTTGACTTGGCTCCAGCCTTATCTCAAGTGGGATGGATTGCAAATCCGCTTCTAGTTGAGTTTGTTCTTCTCGTAGAACTTTTAGTCTTTATCTGGCTGACAAAATCTACATTTTGGAAAAAATCATAA
- the murB gene encoding UDP-N-acetylmuramate dehydrogenase produces the protein MLVKEKMLEILEGIDIRFKEPLKTYTYTKVGGRADYLVLPRNRYEMARVVQFANQENIPWMVLGNASNIIVREGGIRGFVILCDKLNNVSVDGYTIEAEAGANLIETTRIALRHSLTGFEFACGIPGSIGGAVFMNAGAYGGEIAHILQSCQVLTKEGEIETLSVKDLAFGYRHSAIQDSGAIVLSAKFALAPGNHQVIKQEMDRLTHLRELKQPLEYPSCGSVFKRPVGHFAGQLISEAGLKGYRIGGVEVSEKHAGFMINVADGTARDYEDLIESVIEKVKEHSGVTLEREVRILGEHE, from the coding sequence ATGTTAGTAAAAGAAAAAATGCTTGAAATCTTAGAAGGAATCGATATTCGTTTTAAGGAACCTTTGAAGACCTATACCTATACAAAGGTAGGAGGTCGAGCGGATTATCTAGTTTTGCCACGCAATCGCTATGAGATGGCCCGTGTCGTCCAATTTGCCAATCAAGAGAATATTCCTTGGATGGTGCTAGGAAATGCTAGTAACATCATCGTTCGTGAAGGTGGAATCCGTGGTTTTGTCATCTTGTGTGATAAGCTTAATAACGTTTCGGTTGATGGCTATACCATCGAAGCAGAAGCTGGAGCAAACTTGATTGAAACGACACGTATTGCCCTTCGTCATAGTTTGACTGGTTTTGAGTTTGCTTGTGGGATTCCTGGAAGCATCGGTGGAGCTGTCTTTATGAATGCGGGTGCTTACGGAGGTGAGATTGCTCATATCTTGCAGTCTTGTCAAGTTTTGACCAAGGAAGGGGAAATCGAGACCTTGTCAGTCAAGGACTTGGCTTTTGGTTACCGCCATTCAGCTATTCAGGATTCTGGGGCCATTGTCTTGTCAGCTAAATTTGCCCTAGCCCCAGGAAATCATCAAGTTATCAAGCAAGAGATGGATCGCTTGACGCACCTACGTGAACTCAAACAACCTTTAGAATACCCATCTTGCGGTTCAGTCTTTAAGCGTCCAGTCGGGCATTTTGCAGGACAATTGATTTCAGAAGCTGGTTTGAAGGGCTACCGTATCGGTGGTGTCGAAGTCTCAGAAAAACATGCAGGCTTTATGATTAATGTAGCCGATGGAACTGCAAGAGATTATGAAGACTTAATTGAGTCTGTCATTGAAAAAGTTAAAGAACATTCAGGTGTTACCTTAGAGCGAGAAGTTCGTATCCTGGGTGAACACGAATAA